Proteins encoded within one genomic window of Panacibacter microcysteis:
- a CDS encoding HPF/RaiA family ribosome-associated protein — MNVNIQSVHFDADVKLVEYVTKKLEKLSTFHDRIVKVDVFLKLDNVVHTIKDKIAEIRVHVPRHDFFVKASSKSFEESFDSALESLVNQIKRKKQKQAA, encoded by the coding sequence ATGAATGTAAACATCCAATCTGTTCATTTTGATGCAGATGTTAAGCTCGTTGAGTACGTAACCAAAAAACTGGAAAAGCTTAGCACATTTCATGACCGAATAGTTAAAGTGGACGTTTTCCTGAAACTTGATAATGTAGTTCACACGATCAAAGACAAGATTGCAGAAATCAGGGTGCATGTACCGCGTCATGATTTCTTCGTAAAGGCTTCTTCCAAGTCTTTTGAGGAATCTTTCGATTCTGCACTGGAGTCTTTGGTAAACCAGATAAAGCGTAAAAAGCAAAAGCAGGCTGCCTAA
- a CDS encoding T9SS type A sorting domain-containing protein yields MKTKSTLFVASIFLLFARFSANAQCSVTIAGSTTLGGQLAAKTGDCHVEVLQWQVNGQDVYTSYQTQYKRKGAVVAGGNDYGATSTQLASPGDVHVDAAGNVYVLDGNNNRVQKWAPGATEGVTVAGGNGLGSASNQLFLPQGFYVDGIGNVYIADLFNNRVEKWVPGATSGVIVAGGNGYGAGANQLASPKDVFVDGSGNVYVTDADNNRVQRWAPGATMGVTVAGGNGYGSNANQFRNPFGIFVDAAGNIYVSDRSNNRVQKWAPGASAGETVAGGNGSGEDSTQLNDPRGLFVDNMGRVYVCDYFNNRIQKWVTGMNFGVTVAGGRGVGSQPGRLNHPAGLSISTSGDMYVADEGNNRVQKYEALNFIRNKFTASAPGKYRVIAVCSNGLVDTSAEVEIGMSVAIAAPVSVEHATEGYKGRSSVFPNPAADFTTVKFSAAKQETATIQVIDISGKALIRINYNTIPGINQVRLDVSKLSAGTYVINIISENKVQHAMKLNKL; encoded by the coding sequence ATGAAAACAAAATCTACACTGTTTGTTGCATCCATTTTTTTATTATTCGCCAGGTTTTCAGCTAATGCCCAATGTTCGGTTACCATTGCGGGCTCCACAACATTGGGGGGGCAATTGGCCGCAAAAACCGGTGATTGCCATGTAGAAGTTTTACAGTGGCAGGTCAATGGCCAGGATGTTTATACGTCCTATCAAACACAGTATAAAAGAAAAGGTGCTGTTGTTGCCGGTGGCAACGATTATGGTGCAACGTCAACCCAGCTTGCATCCCCTGGTGATGTTCATGTTGATGCTGCAGGTAATGTGTATGTGCTTGATGGAAACAATAACCGGGTGCAAAAATGGGCGCCTGGTGCAACAGAAGGAGTAACGGTAGCCGGTGGTAATGGATTAGGTTCCGCATCTAACCAATTATTCCTTCCACAGGGTTTTTATGTAGATGGTATCGGCAATGTTTATATAGCAGACCTTTTTAATAATCGTGTTGAAAAGTGGGTGCCCGGCGCTACCTCAGGGGTTATCGTAGCAGGAGGAAACGGTTATGGGGCAGGCGCTAACCAACTTGCAAGCCCCAAAGATGTTTTTGTAGATGGCTCCGGCAATGTTTATGTAACCGATGCTGACAATAACCGCGTACAAAGATGGGCACCGGGAGCTACAATGGGTGTTACTGTTGCGGGTGGCAATGGTTACGGTTCAAATGCCAACCAGTTTAGAAATCCTTTTGGCATTTTTGTAGATGCTGCAGGAAATATTTATGTGTCAGACAGATCTAATAATCGTGTACAAAAATGGGCTCCCGGAGCTTCCGCCGGTGAAACGGTTGCGGGAGGTAATGGCAGCGGGGAAGACAGCACGCAATTAAATGATCCAAGAGGGTTATTTGTTGACAATATGGGTAGGGTGTATGTATGTGATTACTTTAATAACCGTATACAGAAATGGGTTACCGGAATGAATTTCGGTGTTACCGTTGCAGGTGGCCGTGGTGTCGGTAGCCAGCCAGGTCGCTTAAATCATCCTGCAGGTTTGTCTATTTCAACCTCCGGGGATATGTATGTTGCTGACGAAGGTAATAACCGTGTTCAGAAATACGAGGCCCTTAACTTCATCAGAAATAAGTTTACCGCATCAGCACCGGGTAAATATCGTGTTATCGCTGTTTGCTCTAATGGTCTTGTAGATACAAGTGCCGAAGTTGAAATAGGCATGAGTGTAGCTATTGCAGCACCTGTGTCTGTAGAACATGCAACAGAAGGCTACAAAGGCAGATCATCGGTGTTTCCTAACCCGGCAGCAGATTTTACCACGGTTAAATTTTCTGCTGCAAAGCAGGAAACAGCAACCATACAGGTTATCGACATCTCCGGTAAGGCTCTTATTCGTATAAACTATAATACGATCCCAGGAATTAACCAGGTAAGATTAGATGTAAGTAAACTTTCAGCAGGAACCTATGTTATAAATATCATTAGTGAAAACAAAGTTCAGCATGCAATGAAGTTGAATAAACTTTAG
- a CDS encoding tyrosine-type recombinase/integrase, translating into MPLSQPHIQPFLDYLQFEKRYSQHTLISYQTDLEQFFGFLETEFSETDPATVKATYIRSWLATLKSEELVSRSINRKISTLKSYFKYLLKRGIILQSPMTTISSPKANKRLPSFIEEKGTEQLFNRTATPPNEKETWKQRTDKLILALFYQTGMRLSELIQLKEKHVDFSYGQLKVLGKGNKERIIPVSKELLQELTAYIASKPCRLTDVDVVLVNEKGKALYARYVYNTVKAGLNGVTTLEKKSPHVLRHTFATHLMNNGAELNAVKELLGHSSLAATQVYTHNTIEKLKDVFKKAHPKA; encoded by the coding sequence ATGCCATTGTCTCAACCACATATACAACCGTTTTTAGATTACCTGCAATTTGAAAAGCGGTATTCGCAGCATACACTTATATCTTACCAGACAGACCTGGAACAATTTTTCGGCTTTCTTGAAACAGAATTCAGCGAAACAGATCCTGCAACTGTAAAGGCCACGTATATACGTTCCTGGCTGGCAACGTTAAAAAGTGAAGAACTGGTATCAAGAAGTATCAACCGTAAAATTTCTACACTTAAATCGTATTTTAAATACCTGCTTAAACGGGGCATCATATTGCAGAGTCCGATGACTACAATAAGTTCTCCGAAAGCAAATAAACGTCTTCCATCTTTTATAGAAGAAAAGGGAACCGAGCAATTGTTTAACAGGACTGCAACACCTCCAAATGAAAAAGAGACATGGAAACAAAGAACCGATAAGTTGATTCTTGCTTTGTTTTACCAAACCGGGATGCGCCTGAGTGAACTGATTCAACTGAAAGAGAAACATGTAGACTTTTCCTATGGCCAGCTAAAAGTTCTTGGTAAAGGAAACAAAGAGAGAATTATACCTGTTTCAAAAGAACTGTTGCAGGAGCTGACAGCGTATATAGCAAGCAAACCGTGCAGGCTCACTGATGTTGATGTTGTACTGGTGAACGAAAAAGGGAAAGCGCTTTATGCCAGGTATGTTTACAATACCGTAAAAGCAGGTTTAAATGGTGTAACAACCCTGGAAAAGAAAAGCCCGCACGTATTGCGACATACATTTGCCACACACCTTATGAATAATGGTGCAGAATTAAATGCAGTGAAAGAATTACTCGGCCACTCAAGCCTTGCGGCCACCCAGGTTTACACGCACAACACTATTGAAAAGCTAAAAGATGTATTTAAAAAAGCTCATCCAAAGGCTTAA